In Erinaceus europaeus chromosome 10, mEriEur2.1, whole genome shotgun sequence, one DNA window encodes the following:
- the LOC103114435 gene encoding olfactory receptor 13C7-like: MDRSNVTSSMVGFLLLGLSAHPNLEKTFFVLILLMYLVILLGNGVLILVTIFDSRLHTPMYFFLGNLSFLDICYTTSSVPLVLDSFLTPRKTISFSACAVQMFLSFAMGATECVLLGMMAFDRYVAICNPLRYPVIMSKAAYVPMAASSWVAGSTTAMVQTSLAMTMPFCGDNVINHFACEILAVLKLACADITINVISMAVANVVFEGIPILFISFSYVFIIATILRIPSAEGRKKAFSNCSAHLTVVVIFYGTILFMYGKPKSKDPLGADKEDLSDKLTSLFYGVVTPMLNPIIYSLRNKDVKAAVKNLVFQKHIHQ; encoded by the coding sequence ATGGACAGGTCCAATGTAACCTCCTCCATGGTAGGGTTTCTTCTCCTGGGGCTCTCTGCTCACCCCAACCTGGAGAAAACCTTCTTTGTGCTCATCCTGCTGATGTACCTGGTGATCCTGCTGGGCAACGGGGTCCTCATCCTGGTCACCATCTTTGACTCCCGCCTGCAcacacccatgtacttcttcctgggGAACCTCTCCTTCCTGGACATCTGCTACACCACCTCCTCTGTGCCTCTTGTACTAGACAGCTTCCTGACCCCCAGGAAAACCATCTCTTTCTCAGCCTGTGCTGTGCAGATGTTCCTGTCCTTTGCCATGGGGGCCACAGAGTGTGTGCTCCTGGGTATGATGGCATTtgatcgctatgtggccatctgcaaccCCCTCAGGTACCCTGTGATCATGAGCAAGGCTGCCTATGTGCCCATGGCTGCCAGCTCCTGGGTGGCTGGGAGCACCACAGCCATGGTGCAGACATCCTTAGCAATGACAATGCCCTTCTGTGGGGACAATGTCATCAACCATTTTGCCTGTGAGATCCTGGCTGTCCTGAAGTTGGCCTGTGCTGACATCACCATCAATGTGATCAGCATGGCAGTGGCCAATGTGGTCTTTGAGGGCATCCCAAttctcttcatctccttctcctatGTGTTCATCATTGCCACCATCTTGAGGATCCCCTCGGCTGAGGGCAGGAAAAAGGCTTTTTCTAACTGCTCTGCCCACCTCACTGTGGTGGTCATCTTCTATGGAACCATCCTCTTCATGTATGGGAAGCCCAAGTCCAAGGACCCACTGGGGGCAGATAAGGAGGACCTTTCAGACAAACTCACCTCCCTCTTCTATGGGGTGGTCACCCCCATGCTCAACCCCATCATCTACAGCCTCAGAAACAAGGATGTGAAAGCTGCTGTAAAGAATTTGGTGTTTCAGAAACACATCCACCAGTGA
- the LOC103114407 gene encoding olfactory receptor 13C7-like, producing MEKANRTSLVEGFILLGLSTHPRLEKMFFVLILLMYLVILLGNGVLILVTIFDSRLHTPMYFFLGNLSFLDICYTTSSVPLVLDSFLTPRKAISFSACAVQMLLSFAMAGTECVLLGMMAFDRYVAICNPLRYPVIMSKAAYVPMAVSSWAGGIINSVVQISQAMALPFCGDNVINHFTCEILAVLKLACADITINVISMVVANVIFLAVPVLFISVSYVFIIATILKIPSAEGRKKAFSTCSAHLAVVIIFYGTLFFMYAKPKSKDPLGADKGDISDKLTSLFYGVVTPMLNPIIYSLRNKDVKAAVKNLVFQKHFLK from the coding sequence ATGGAAAAAGCCAATAGGACAAGCCTCGTGGAAGGCTTCATTCTCCTTGGGCTCTCAACTCATCCAAGACtagaaaaaatgttctttgtgcTCATCCTGCTGATGTACCTGGTGATCCTGCTGGGCAACGGGGTCCTCATCCTGGTTACCATCTTTGACTCCCGCCTGCAcacacccatgtacttcttcctgggGAACCTCTCCTTCCTGGACATCTGCTACACCACCTCCTCTGTGCCCCTGGTACTCGACAGCTTCCTCACCCCCAGGAAAGCCATCTCCTTCTCAGCCTGTGCTGTGCAGATGCTACTTTCCTTCGCCATGGCAGGGACAGAGTGTGTGCTCCTGGGCATGATGGCGTTtgatcgctatgtggccatctgcaaccCCCTCAGGTACCCTGTGATCATGAGCAAGGCTGCCTATGTGCCCATGGCTGTCAGCTCCTGGGCAGGTGGTATCATCAACTCTGTAGTTCAGATTTCCCAGGCAATGGCATTGCCCTTCTGTGGGGACAATGTCATCAACCACTTCACCTGTGAGATCCTGGCTGTCCTGAAGTTGGCCTGTGCTGACATCACCATCAATGTCATCAGTATGGTTGTGGCCAATGTCATCTTCCTCGCAGTCCCAGTGCTGTTCATTTCTGTCTCCTATGTGTTCATCATTGCCACTATCCTGAAGATCCCTTCAGCTGAGGGCAGGAAAAAGGCCTTTTCCACCTGCTCTGCCCACCTTGCTGTGGTGATTATATTCTATGGCACCTTATTTTTCATGTACGCCAAACCCAAATCTAAAGACCCACTGGGGGCAGATAAGGGGGACATTTCAGACAAACTCACCTCCCTCTTCTATGGGGTGGTCACCCCCATGCTTAACCCTATCATCTATAGCCTCAGAAACAAGGATGTGAAAGCTGCTGTGAAGAATCTGGTTTTTCAGAAACACTTCCTCAAGTGA
- the LOC103114434 gene encoding olfactory receptor 2S2-like, whose translation MEKNNQTSPMLGFILLGLSTHPKLEKPFFVLILLMYLVILLGNGVLILVTIFDSHLHTPMYFFLGNLSFLDICYTTSSVPLVLDGFLTPRKIISFSACAVQMFLSFAMGATECVLLGMMAFDRYVAICNPLRYPVVMSKAAYVPMATSSWAIGGAASVMHTSLTIQLPFCGNNIIDHFGCEILGVLRVACTDITINVISMGVTNVIFLGAPVLFIFVSYVFIIATILKIPSAEGRKKAFSTCSAHLTVVIIFYGTLFFMYAKPKSKDSLGAGKQNLSDKLIPLLYGVVTPMLNPIIYSLRNKDVKAAVRKLVTQKCFRQ comes from the coding sequence ATGGAGAaaaacaaccagacttcccccaTGCTGGGGTTCATTCTCCTGGGTCTCTCAACCCACCCAAAGCTGGAGAAACCATTCTTTGTGCTCATCCTGCTGATGTACCTGGTGATCCTGCTGGGCAACGGGGTCCTCATCCTGGTCACCATCTTTGACTCCCACCTGCACACACCCATGTACTTCTTTCTGGGGAACCTCTCCTTCCTGGACATCTGCTACACCACCTCCTCTGTGCCCCTGGTCCTGGATGGTTTCCTGACTCCCAGGAAGATCATCTCCTTCTCAGCCTGTGCTGTGCAGATGTTCCTGTCCTTTGCCATGGGGGCCACAGAGTGTGTGCTCCTGGGCATGATGGCGTTTGATCGTtatgtggccatctgcaaccCCCTCAGGTACCCCGTGGTCATGAGCAAGGCTGCCTATGTGCCCATGGCTACCAGCTCCTGGGCTATTGGTGGTGCAGCTTCTGTGATGCACACTTCCTTGACCATACAGCTGCCGTTTTGTGGGAACAACATCATCGATCACTTTGGCTGTGAGATCCTTGGTGTTCTGAGGGTGGCTTGTACTGACATCACCATCAATGTGATCAGCATGGGGGTGACAAATGTGATTTTTCTTGGGGCTCCAGTGCTGTTCATTTTTGTCTCCTATGTGTTCATCATCGCCACCATTCTAAAGATCCCGTCCGCTGAGGGCAGGAAAAAGGCCTTTTCCACCTGCTCTGCCCACCTCACTGTGGTGATTATATTCTATGGCACCTTATTTTTCATGTATGCCAAACCCAAGTCTAAGGACTCTCTGGGGGCAGGCAAACAGAACCTTTCAGACAAGCTCATTCCCTTGCTCTATGGAGTGGTCACCCCCATGCTCAACCCCATTATCTACAGTCTGAGGAACAAGGATGTGAAGGCTGCTGTGAGGAAGCTGGTGACTCAGAAATGCTTTAGGCAGTGA